From the genome of Candidatus Defluviilinea proxima:
CGATCTCTTCCAGTTGTTGACGGGTAAAGTACATTGCCAACCTTTCAGATGCAAATGTCATTGTACTCTTTGTCTTTGGGCGGGAACCCTCTGCTTTATTTGAGCACAATGACATATGAAGGTGGGGCGAGAGGGGGTCGAACCCTCACGTTGTCTCCAACGACAGATTTTAAGTCTGTTGCGTCTGCCGATTCCGCCATCGCCCCAGTAACGATGTAGCGTGTATTTTACCTTAATTTGAAAGGTCTTCAAGCCTTGAAGTGTGATTTCGATTCACTTCGACTTTCTCCCACCAATCCTTGATCGCAAATGGAGAATACAACAACAATGTCAAGATCATCCCAAGGGCTTCCATATAAAGGATATAGATCGGCCACGGTGGGAGCAGGTCTAATAGGCTGGCGGTGGGTGGCTTATGGTTGATCATGAGGTAGTTACTACCGATGGCCTGGTTCAGGAAGAACACGGGGATCATATAAATGTTCATCCATACGAAGACTCGCCAAACCGACTTCCATGTGGGGCGGAACCCCTCAACGACTGTCATGTAGATGGCCGCCGTGACGATCAATCCGTGTGAGATGAATGTTTGAAAGAAGCGAAAATGTGGGAAACCGAAGATATCTAGGTCGGGTGTCGCGAGCGCTTGAGTCGCTCCACTGATCCCCATCAGATACATGAATTCATAGATGTGATAATTCTTGGTCACCAGCATCAGTGCTCCGATCCACACCAACACACTGCATAGGTGAAACGGCAACATTTCCTGTATTGTCCACCGGCCAACGGCAACATTCCAAGCATGCCACGCGATCTCGTTTCCCCAAAGGACCAACGCCATCGTCCAGCGTACCTTTTGCTTGGTCTCCTCGCTCCCAGATCTGAACCGAAGCAGAAACAAATTCAAAAGCACCAACAGGATTAACATGGCGATGTGTGCATTGCCAAATAACTCGAATGCGGGACCTGAATAATCGTTGCCGGCAAAGAATTGATCCATATTGACTCCTCTTTGATCTCTCAATTTTACAACACCGAGGACGAAAACACGTTTCACTGCGACCTTTGAACTGGTTCGCCTTAGACTCAGAAGCCAACCCTTGAGCTCATTCTTCCTAATCTCATTACAGTCGGTTTGTTGGCTGGCAAAATGAGTATATAATCACAAATACAATTCGTTCGGATATAAGGATATATATATGGAAGATGTCCAGAAATTTGTTGGCCCCTTGATCGAAAACGTAGAGCGTGTTGTGATCGGCAAGCGTCAGGCCATCGAGTTCATCATTGTGGCTTTGTTATGTGAGGGACATGTACTGCTGGAAGATGTGCCTGGTTCGGGTAAGACCATGCTGGCACGTTCCGTGGCAACCAGCCTGGGAATCGGTTTCAAGCGTATCCAGTGTACGCCCGATTTATTACCGAACGATGTAACCGGGGTCTCGATCTTCAATCAAAAGGATGGGGAATTCGAATTCAAGCCTGGCCCGATCTTTGTCAACATCCTTCTGGCCGATGAGGTCAACCGTGCCACGCCGCGCACCCAATCAGCCTTGCTGGAAGCCATGCAGGAACAGCAAGTGACAGTTGATGGTGTGACGCACGATCTGCCACGTCCGTTTTTAGTGTTGGCAACACAGAACCCGATCGAATACGAGGGGACGTTTCCGCTCCCAGAAGCTCAACTAGACCGCTTCTTGATGCGGCTTTCGCTAGGATATCCCTCTCGTGCAGATGAGCGTCAGATCCTTGTTAATCTGTGGCGTGAACACCCCATCACAAAGATCGGTAAAGTGGTCGATGGGAATGATCTGCTCTCCCTTCAAAAGAAAATTTGGGATGTCAATGTGGATGTCACTTTGCAGGATTATATTGTTGCATTGACCGAAGCCACACGTAATCACCCCGATCTGTCGCTGGGCGTAAGTCCGCGTGGGAGCCTTGCTTTGCTGAAAACATCCCAGGCTTTAGCCGCCATTCGTGGCCGTGACTATGTGATTCCCGAAGATATAAAAACTCTTGTACCGTTAACGCTTGCTCACCGACTTATCATCAAACCTGAAGCTGAACTTCGCGGGCGTACGGCACTCACTATTCTCGAAGATGTGTTGGAAAACACTCCGCTCGATCTGGGTAACCTGAATAGCTAGAGCGTATCTGATATGTATTCCCCACTTCTGACCCTGCTGGCAGTGCTCTTACTGCTTGCCGCATTTATGCGGGGTGATTTTGCTTTGTCGTTGGTCTACCTTGTGGTTGGCGCGTTTGTCGCAGGACTATGGTGGGGTCGTAGGGCTTTAACACAAGTTGAGACCAAACGTCGTTTCAATACTCATGCTTTCCTTGGCGAGAAAGTCAAGATCAATTTACGTGTGCAAAACAAGGGCTGGTTACCCATTCCCTGGCTTGAGCTTCGCGATGTTTTGCCGGTAGAGCTTGCGGGGCCACGTAATTTCCAAATGGCAACCAACCTCGAGTCCCATGCTGACGCGAATTTTGAGTATTCAGTAGAAGCTCTGAAACGGGGCTATTATCCCATCGGACCTCTTTCTATCTCAACAGGCGATATTCTTGGCTTGAGTAAGTCACTGCGAGCCGAAAATCAGGCTGAACACTTGGTGGTGTATCCAAAGATCATCCCGTTCACGTCCATCAAGATACCATCCTACTCACCGCAAGGGACGCTACAACACGCCTTGCCGCTGTTCGAAGACCCGACACGTATCTTTGGCAAGCGTGGATACGCACCCGGCGATTCTTTGCGAAGGATCGACTGGAAATCCTCTGCGTCTATGGGACGATTACAGGTTAGATTATTTGAACCGTCCATCGCACTTGAAACATTTGTTGTTTTGAACCTTAACGCTGAAGATTATTTTTACCGAAACCGTATTGATTCATCGGAATTAGCCATTGTCATTGCTGCATCTGTTTCCAATTGGATTGTTGGTAAACAGCAAATGGTTGGGATGATGATAAACGGACATGATCCATTGTCCGCTGATAGTACACCACAGTCCATTCCTCCCGGAAAAGGGAGGTTGCACCTGATCCGCTTGCTGGAAACATTGGCTCGCTCTGCGACGATTGAATCATCGCCGCTTGTTCCCCTGATCCAGCGCCAGCGTTATCAACTTGCGTGGGGCACCACGCTGATCGTGATCACCGGAACCGCCAATAGTGAACTGTTGGATGAACTCTATCAGGCGCGCCGGTGCGGACAGAATGTTGTACTAATTTTGGCAGGTAGGAACCCGGTAGAAAAAGACATAGATCACCATGCCAAACTTTTTGGGATACCGGTTTTTTCTGTTGTCACTGAACACGATTTGGAGGTGTGGAAACAGTGAATCAACAGCCAAACTCGAAATTGATAGGAAGAGAAAAGACAACGAGAGCCATCGGCTATGTACTGTTACTCATGATGATGGTTTGCATTATCATGACGATCAACACCCTTTTGCACAACACTGTGCCGGAGTGGCCGTCCGACGTTATTTCCGGCATTACATTATTCATTGTGCTTGACCGTCTGTACACATATCGCAGTTTCAAACCTTTGATCCCGTTAAGCCCAGATTGGGCGAAAAGCTTTGGGGCTCAATGGGTCGTTATCATACTGTTTATACGGTTGTTACTTTCCTACGCTAAAGGTCCAGACGCCTTTATCGCGGACATGTCGCTTTTTGCTCGAGGATATACCCCTGCGTTTTTTACCCCCGAATTTATCGTTACCTTATTACTTGCCCTCCTTGCCTGGTATTTGCCAGGACAATTTCTTGATCTGCTCGGTGAGCTTGGGCTGAATCAAGAACTGGCCTTGCGCGAAGATGCCGATCCTTCTCAAAGTGACCTTCTGCCAGCTCATCAACGTCTGGCAAATCTAACCTTCAGCACAGGTATTGCACTTGTGGTGCTAGCTACGCTTACTCGCATTAATCTGCGGGCAGTTTTTATATTCAATGCTCAAGCCTCCTTTGCAAGTTTCAATCACTTCTCCGGTGGGGAAGTGGGCGCTCTGCTCTATTTTGTTTTTGGGTTAGCGTTGCTCAGCCAAAGTCGTTTAGTGTCATTACAAACCCATTGGAATCGACAACATATTCCTGTCTCATCCAGCAACCTGACAAGACGATGGGCATTATATAGCCTTCTCTTTTTCTCACTCCTTATTGTTGTCGTCGGTATCCTGCCGTCCGGCGACAGTATTGGCTTTTTCTCTCTATTGGCAACCCTGCTCGGTTTTCTGGTAAATATACTTTTGCTGTTTGCACGATTAATCGTATTCGTTGCGGCACTTGTGTTTATCATCCCTCTTCTATTGTTTGGAAAACCCATCCCGCTCAAGGATAGATTGCCGCCTTTGCCTTCTTTATTGCCAGAGCCTCCACCTACGCCGCTTTTACCTGTAACACACAATGCGCTTTGGGTTCTTGTACGCTCAGTAGTCTTATGGGGAGCGTTGATCGCCATTATTGTTTTTTCGCTTATTTGGTTTGCGAAACAACATGGTGGTCTCCTTGTGGCCATCCGCAAGACGCGTTTTGCGAATTGGCTTATGAGCGCCTGGCAATGGCTGAGTAGAAATGCGGATACCGCCCGTATAAGCCTTTCACATGCAATAGCGGATGGTTGGCAAAACATCGTTTCTCGCCTCGAAGGGAAACGCATCATTCCACGCCCGGTTTTGATCCGCCTCAAGTCGCTTGATCCACGCCGACAGATCTACTTCTTCTATCTTGCGATGATACGTCGTAGTGGTGATTATGGCGTCGCGCGCAAACCATCGCAAACGCCGTCTGAACATTCTGATGCATTGAAAAAAACATTGCCATCTGCAGAAGAAGATATTGATGCTGTCACCGATGCTTTCATGATGGCGCGTTATAGCCGTGAAAAAATCGATTCTACAAAAGTAAACCTAATTAAAACAGCTTGGGGAAGTGTTCGTCGTGCGTTCACCGCACAATCAAATAAAAAATAACTTGTGAATTATGAGGACCCCTCTTGAAAACAAAAATCTCTCCAACGAGGAGAGATTTTTTGGCGGTCCCGACGGGCGAAAACTCCCACTCTCCTATGATGGGATTGAATTGCTTTCGCCAGGAATAAAACCATCAGAAGCTTTTATGGTTTTGGACTACAGAAGAAAACGCGATCTCAAATAGCCATATAACGCGGCTCAATGCAAAGAGCGGCACTCGCACTTTTGTGTGGGTGCCGTTTTTTTATTTTCAATACAAAGGAGATCGCGCGTATGAACA
Proteins encoded in this window:
- a CDS encoding MoxR family ATPase, yielding MEDVQKFVGPLIENVERVVIGKRQAIEFIIVALLCEGHVLLEDVPGSGKTMLARSVATSLGIGFKRIQCTPDLLPNDVTGVSIFNQKDGEFEFKPGPIFVNILLADEVNRATPRTQSALLEAMQEQQVTVDGVTHDLPRPFLVLATQNPIEYEGTFPLPEAQLDRFLMRLSLGYPSRADERQILVNLWREHPITKIGKVVDGNDLLSLQKKIWDVNVDVTLQDYIVALTEATRNHPDLSLGVSPRGSLALLKTSQALAAIRGRDYVIPEDIKTLVPLTLAHRLIIKPEAELRGRTALTILEDVLENTPLDLGNLNS
- a CDS encoding DUF4129 domain-containing protein, whose product is MNQQPNSKLIGREKTTRAIGYVLLLMMMVCIIMTINTLLHNTVPEWPSDVISGITLFIVLDRLYTYRSFKPLIPLSPDWAKSFGAQWVVIILFIRLLLSYAKGPDAFIADMSLFARGYTPAFFTPEFIVTLLLALLAWYLPGQFLDLLGELGLNQELALREDADPSQSDLLPAHQRLANLTFSTGIALVVLATLTRINLRAVFIFNAQASFASFNHFSGGEVGALLYFVFGLALLSQSRLVSLQTHWNRQHIPVSSSNLTRRWALYSLLFFSLLIVVVGILPSGDSIGFFSLLATLLGFLVNILLLFARLIVFVAALVFIIPLLLFGKPIPLKDRLPPLPSLLPEPPPTPLLPVTHNALWVLVRSVVLWGALIAIIVFSLIWFAKQHGGLLVAIRKTRFANWLMSAWQWLSRNADTARISLSHAIADGWQNIVSRLEGKRIIPRPVLIRLKSLDPRRQIYFFYLAMIRRSGDYGVARKPSQTPSEHSDALKKTLPSAEEDIDAVTDAFMMARYSREKIDSTKVNLIKTAWGSVRRAFTAQSNKK
- a CDS encoding DUF58 domain-containing protein — its product is MYSPLLTLLAVLLLLAAFMRGDFALSLVYLVVGAFVAGLWWGRRALTQVETKRRFNTHAFLGEKVKINLRVQNKGWLPIPWLELRDVLPVELAGPRNFQMATNLESHADANFEYSVEALKRGYYPIGPLSISTGDILGLSKSLRAENQAEHLVVYPKIIPFTSIKIPSYSPQGTLQHALPLFEDPTRIFGKRGYAPGDSLRRIDWKSSASMGRLQVRLFEPSIALETFVVLNLNAEDYFYRNRIDSSELAIVIAASVSNWIVGKQQMVGMMINGHDPLSADSTPQSIPPGKGRLHLIRLLETLARSATIESSPLVPLIQRQRYQLAWGTTLIVITGTANSELLDELYQARRCGQNVVLILAGRNPVEKDIDHHAKLFGIPVFSVVTEHDLEVWKQ
- a CDS encoding TIGR02206 family membrane protein; the protein is MDQFFAGNDYSGPAFELFGNAHIAMLILLVLLNLFLLRFRSGSEETKQKVRWTMALVLWGNEIAWHAWNVAVGRWTIQEMLPFHLCSVLVWIGALMLVTKNYHIYEFMYLMGISGATQALATPDLDIFGFPHFRFFQTFISHGLIVTAAIYMTVVEGFRPTWKSVWRVFVWMNIYMIPVFFLNQAIGSNYLMINHKPPTASLLDLLPPWPIYILYMEALGMILTLLLYSPFAIKDWWEKVEVNRNHTSRLEDLSN